ATAGGTTTGATAATTTTTCTAATGCCTCTCTTCTTTCTTCTAAGTAATCGTGCTGGTTATACACCCCTTCAATGCCCTTTAACTTGTGATTAAGGCAACGCTCAGCGATGTGGGGAAGTACCTTCAACTCAGCTAACATGCTACGACAGGTTCTGCGTAAATCGTGGATGGTAAAATGTTCAATACCCGCTTGGCCTAGTAAGTTGTCATAGGGTTGTTTATTACTATCAACCTTCTTACCAAACAATTTCGCTAGAGCATGGTTTAAGGTATCACTAGAGATATACCCTCTTCGTTTGCTCGCACGACGAGAAGGGAAGACAAATTCAGAACCACCAGACCGAGCATGAAGTTCTTTAAACCAATCAATTGACGCATTGGGGAGAGGTATTGTAATAGCGACCCCTGTTTTGCTTCTGTCTTTTGGCATATGCCAAAGCTGATTGTCAAAATCAAACTCAGTCCATTTAGCTGCAATGAGCTCTCCTTTACGAACACCTAGAGAGAGCAATAAGGCAACGGCTAGATAATTATCTCTCGTAAAAATATGATTATTGTCTCTTAGGACTTTAAAAAGGCTAACAAGCTCCGTGACTTTAAGTGCTCGTTCTCTGCTCTTTTCTACGCCACCAGCATCAACAGGTTTAAACGCTGTTGCAGGGTTACCAGCTATGAGATCAAGTTTACAGGCGTGATTGAATAGTTGTTTACAGCACAGTAGCGTCTTATTAGAGACCGTAGGACGGTTACTGGTTGCTACTTTATGGATTATGGCCCTAATGTCACGAGCATTTACGTCAGCCACTCTTAGCTGCCCAATTGTAGGTTTAATTTCTTTAGAGTACATTCGCATCGGGATCTCGGCATGCTTTAAACGTGATGCAATCGTTTGATACCAATCGTCAAATAGATCATTGACGGTGATGATTGTTTCTTCTTGCTGCCGTTCTCGTTCAGCTAAAGGGTCGATACCTTGTTTGGCTAACAGTTTAACTTTTGCGGCTTCTGCTTTTGCTTCAACTAAAGGCATGGCTGGATAGAGCCCGCCTACTAGCATCATAGAGCGGCGATTACCGTTAATGCTGTATCTCACTTCCCAATATGCCACACCTTCGGTCTGCACTCGGATATAGAGTCCATCACCTACAGCCTTGCGTCCAAGCTCTTTGCTTTTAAGAAAAGATTTTATTTGCTTATCATTCATTAGTTTAAGTCCAAATTGGTGACTAGATTTTTTTAAAAGTGGTGACTAATCAATTTAGTCACCATTTTAGTCCCACTTTTTATTAAACAATAGCAAACAATTACGAACCTGTAAAAACAAAAAAATCCGTAATAACTTGTGTTATAACGGATTTTTTAACTAACTGGAACAGCCTGAAACATTATTCAACGTTTTGGATCTGCTCGCGCATTTGCTCAATCAATACTTTTAATTCAACAGCGGCTGAAGTGATTTCTGCACTGATTGATTTTGAGGCTAAAGTATTTGATTCGCGGTTAAACTCTTGCATCATAAAGTCTAAACGACGACCTTCGCTGCCGCCTTTTTTAAGGATGCGGCGAGCTTCAGCTACGTGAGCTTCAAGACGGTCCATTTCTTCGGCAACGTCTTGCTTTTGCGCTAGGAGTACCATTTCTTGTTCGATACGAGCAGGATCCAGTTCACCAGCAATATCGGCTAAGCGGTTAGTGAGTTTTTCGCGTTGGTATTGCATGACGGTAGGCATGTGTTCACGCACAATCTTCACTTGCTCCATTACGCCGTCTAAACGGGTAAGCAGCATGTCTTTAATCGCTTCACCTTCACGGCCGCGCGCTTCGATAAATTGATCGATTGCAGTGTCGAATGCTTTCATTAAATCTGCGCCAACGCTGTCCATGTCTTGTTCGGCAGTGGCTAGTACGCCAGGCCAGCGTAATACGTCAGTTAGGCTTAGTTCGCCTTGTCCTGCCTCTTGTTTTAACCAGTTTGCCGCGTTAAGTATTTGCTTGGCTAGACCTTGGTTAAGTTGTAATTCGTTGCTGCTGTTGTCAGCTAATTCATAACGCAAATTCACTTCTACTTTGCCACGGTTAAGGCGTTTACGAAGACGATCGCGTAAGACAGGTTCAAAGCTACGGAACTGCTCAGGCAGGCGCAGGTAGGTTTCTAGGTAGCGCTGATTGACTGAACGAATTTCCCATGAGGCTGTGCCCCATTCTGCTTTGTGCTCGATACGAGCGTAGGCTGTCATGCTTTGGATCATGAAGTGTCCTGTTATGTTATTACGCAAATGTGGGTTGATTATAGCCGTTTTAGGTCGTTGGATTAAAGGATTAGTGGCGATAATTGTGGCTTATCTTGGCCGATATCAACAACATCTGTGATAACGCTGGTGGACGATCATGTTACCGATAGCGATTAGCGTGGGTTTGTCGTGGCATCTGGCGTCGCGAACCTCTATAATATGCGCTCAAATCTGATATGAATTCGACTACAGGACTTTTCATGCGCCCAAGTAACCGTACACCAGCTCAAACTCGCCCTATTACTATTACGCGTTCTTTTACTGCACATGCTGAAGGCTCTGTTTTAGTTGAGTTTGGCGACACAAAAGTATTATGTACAGCCAGTTTTACTGAAGGCGTTCCGCGTTTTCTTAAAGGCCAGGGTCAAGGCTGGGTAACAGCTGAATACGGTATGTTACCGCGTTCAACGCACAGCCGTATGGACCGTGAAGCGGCTCGTGGTAAGCAGTCTGGCCGTACTCAAGAAATTCAACGTTTAATTGGCCGTTCATTACGTGCTGCTGTAGACATGAAGTTGTTAGGTGAAAACACTATCGTTATCGATTGTGATGTTATTCAAGCTGATGGTGGTACACGTACTGCTGCTATTACGGGTGCTTGTGTGGCGTTAGTTGACGCGCTTAACTGGGCTCGTGGTAAAGGCATTATTAAAGCCAACCCACTTAAGTTTTTAATTGCAGCTGTTAGTGTGGGCATTTACAAAGGCGAAGCGATCAGTGATTTAGAATACATTGAAGACAGCGCTGCTGAAACTGACATGAACGTTGTGATGACTGAAACCGGTAAGATTATTGAAATTCAAGGTACTGCAGAAGGCGAACCATTTAGCCATGAAGAGTTGCTTGAGTTGTTAGTGTTAGCTAAAAACAGTATTCGCGAAATTGTCGATGTGCAAAAAGCCGCATTAAGTTAATATGCTGTTGAAAAATGAGGACCGATTACGGTCCTTTTTTTTAATCTAAAATTTGATGAAAGAGGAATAACCGTGAAAGCCTATCAACGCGAATTTATTGAGTTTGCTTTAGCCCGCCAAGTATTACGTTTTGGTGAGTTTACCCTTAAATCTGGCCGTACGAGCCCGTACTTTTTTAATGCTGGATTGTTCAATACGGGTAAAGACTTAGCGCGTTTAGGCCGCTTTTATGCTGCGGCGTTAATGGACTCGGGTATTGAGTTCGATTTGTTATTTGGCCCAGCGTATAAAGGTATTCCGATAGCGACAACAACGGCGGTTGCCTTGTGCGATCATCACGATGTGGATATTCCTTACTGCTTTAACCGTAAAGAAGCTAAAACTCACGGTGAAGGCGGCAGTTTAGTCGGCAGCGAGCTCAAAGGCAAAGTGATGCTGGTGGACGATGTGATCACCGCTGGTACGGCGATTCGCGAGTCGATGGAAATTATTAACGCCCACAATGCCCAACTTGCGGGAGTGTTGATTGCACTGGATCGCCAAGAAAAAGGTAAGGGCGAGCTGTCGGCGATTCAAGAAGTTGAGCGTGACTTTGGTTGCCAGATTGTGTCGATTATTAAACTGGCTGATTTAATCAGTTACTTGTCTGAAAAGCCGGGTATGGAAGTAGAGCTTGCTTCAGTTAGCGCTTATCGCGAGCAATACGGTATTTAATCTTTTCTACTAATCTTTTCTATTAGTGTTTTCTAAACATTAAAACTAAAAACGCAGCCCTAGATGATGATATTAGTTGGCTGCGTTTTTATTGGTTTGGGCGATGATTAAAACTTATTTTACAAGGTGTAAAAACTCAGCGCGGGTTGCTGGGTTTGATTTAAAAATACCGCCCAATGCTGTAGTGGTCGTTGAGCTGGTTGAGTCCATCACGCCGCGAGATTTAACGCAGTAATGTACTGCATCCATTTTTACCGCCACGTCTTTGGTTTCAAGCAAGGTTTGCAACGCCACTAATACTTGTTGGGTTAGGCGCTCTTGTACTTGTGGACGCTGGGAAAAGAAGCGCACGATACGATTAATTTTTGATAAACCGATAATTTTTGTACGCGGTAAATAGGCGACAGTGGCAAAACCATCAATGGTTACTAGGTGATGTTCACAAGTGCTGGTAAGACTGATGTCTTGCACGCGCACCATTTCATCGACACCCATCTTGTTTTCAATGACGGTGATTTTTGGGAAATTTTCGTAATCAAGCCCTGAGAAAATCTCGTCGACATACATTTTAGCAATGCGACGAGGGGTATCGATTAAGCTGTCGTCTGATAAATCCAATGACATTAATGTCAGGATTTCTCTCATATGATGCTCAATTTTAACCTTACGTTGTTCTGGCGTTGAGGTTTTCGGCAGCATAGGGGTTTCTAGCCCACGATCTTTTAGTGCGGCTTGTACTTTTATTGCGGCTTCACTTAGTGCCATATATCCTCCAACAACCCTGTCATACTACGATGAGTTTATCTTAAAAAACCTTAGGACGCTTATGCCATAAGGGGATGGAGAATAACGTGATTCGTTGCAAATTAACACTATAGACGATAAAAAAAAGCCGACCCTTTTAGTCAGGTATCGGCTTTTTGTGGCTAAACGTTTAGGTGTTAACTATTTTACGTTTAGGTTCTCTTTGATGAACTTAAGCATGATGTCATAATATTTTTCACGGTTTTCGGCATTAAAGAAACCATGGCCTTCTTTTCTCCAAATCTCTTTTTGGAAAGGGTAGTTAGCTTGCTCCAATGCTTTTGCCAT
This region of Shewanella livingstonensis genomic DNA includes:
- a CDS encoding tyrosine-type recombinase/integrase; translated protein: MNDKQIKSFLKSKELGRKAVGDGLYIRVQTEGVAYWEVRYSINGNRRSMMLVGGLYPAMPLVEAKAEAAKVKLLAKQGIDPLAERERQQEETIITVNDLFDDWYQTIASRLKHAEIPMRMYSKEIKPTIGQLRVADVNARDIRAIIHKVATSNRPTVSNKTLLCCKQLFNHACKLDLIAGNPATAFKPVDAGGVEKSRERALKVTELVSLFKVLRDNNHIFTRDNYLAVALLLSLGVRKGELIAAKWTEFDFDNQLWHMPKDRSKTGVAITIPLPNASIDWFKELHARSGGSEFVFPSRRASKRRGYISSDTLNHALAKLFGKKVDSNKQPYDNLLGQAGIEHFTIHDLRRTCRSMLAELKVLPHIAERCLNHKLKGIEGVYNQHDYLEERREALEKLSNLLAPLVNDAHNNIAPFIKRA
- a CDS encoding YicC/YloC family endoribonuclease, which produces MIQSMTAYARIEHKAEWGTASWEIRSVNQRYLETYLRLPEQFRSFEPVLRDRLRKRLNRGKVEVNLRYELADNSSNELQLNQGLAKQILNAANWLKQEAGQGELSLTDVLRWPGVLATAEQDMDSVGADLMKAFDTAIDQFIEARGREGEAIKDMLLTRLDGVMEQVKIVREHMPTVMQYQREKLTNRLADIAGELDPARIEQEMVLLAQKQDVAEEMDRLEAHVAEARRILKKGGSEGRRLDFMMQEFNRESNTLASKSISAEITSAAVELKVLIEQMREQIQNVE
- the rph gene encoding ribonuclease PH; the protein is MRPSNRTPAQTRPITITRSFTAHAEGSVLVEFGDTKVLCTASFTEGVPRFLKGQGQGWVTAEYGMLPRSTHSRMDREAARGKQSGRTQEIQRLIGRSLRAAVDMKLLGENTIVIDCDVIQADGGTRTAAITGACVALVDALNWARGKGIIKANPLKFLIAAVSVGIYKGEAISDLEYIEDSAAETDMNVVMTETGKIIEIQGTAEGEPFSHEELLELLVLAKNSIREIVDVQKAALS
- the pyrE gene encoding orotate phosphoribosyltransferase, which gives rise to MKAYQREFIEFALARQVLRFGEFTLKSGRTSPYFFNAGLFNTGKDLARLGRFYAAALMDSGIEFDLLFGPAYKGIPIATTTAVALCDHHDVDIPYCFNRKEAKTHGEGGSLVGSELKGKVMLVDDVITAGTAIRESMEIINAHNAQLAGVLIALDRQEKGKGELSAIQEVERDFGCQIVSIIKLADLISYLSEKPGMEVELASVSAYREQYGI
- the folE gene encoding GTP cyclohydrolase I FolE yields the protein MALSEAAIKVQAALKDRGLETPMLPKTSTPEQRKVKIEHHMREILTLMSLDLSDDSLIDTPRRIAKMYVDEIFSGLDYENFPKITVIENKMGVDEMVRVQDISLTSTCEHHLVTIDGFATVAYLPRTKIIGLSKINRIVRFFSQRPQVQERLTQQVLVALQTLLETKDVAVKMDAVHYCVKSRGVMDSTSSTTTTALGGIFKSNPATRAEFLHLVK